A segment of the Pseudoalteromonas piscicida genome:
TCGAGATTTAGCGTTTACCTATACGAGTTACGCAGATCTTAAGCCATTTAGATTGTTGCTCAATCAAGGGTTAACTTATCCGCCTTCTCTGCTAGAAGCGGTAGAGACGCTTGAAATCAAAACCTCATATGCCACGTATACCAGTAAAAATGTGGCACTGATCCTACGAAACCGTGCGGATATTATGATTATGGACGAAAAATCGGCGAAGTCCTATCAGCAGGAACTGCCAGCAGAAGAGGCGGAGTTATTAGTGGCGCAAGCGATCCCAGCTTTTATTCAAAAAGGCTATTTGCTAATCAATAAACATCATAGTGAATATGTCGAGTTGTATAACGAAGGGCTTAAAAAACTATGGGCGGATGAAGACTATGTTGCTCAGTATCGTGCTCGCTGCTCTCGTGTGTTTAGCGATTGATTGCTTTTTGGTTTTGCTAAAACTAAATAATGTCCTGATCCGTTGCGAAATCTTTCATAAGTTAGAATCCAAATTTATTTTTAATGCTTTTCATAGCCTGTTGCCTATTTTGACGGTATATAAAGCATAAAGAATGTTATTACATGTAAAGCCTAATAGTGTATTCAGTGGATTTTAGAGCATGCTTTACAGCCAACAATCGTAAAGACTATCTTGAATCGTCATTGGCTGCTTTAGATTAAGACTTGCCTTATCCAAACCGCCTTTCCGGCAGCTTGATTTAGCGTTAATTGGTATATGTCTATCTGGTCTGACCATTTAAATCACCTTTTAAATTTGCCCGATTCTTGGTTAAAGTTTATGCACGCCAACTGTTGTTTTTACACTCAGCTAATTATTGAATTGGGCTGAATTTTGACAGTTGTCATGGATTTTGATAACGTATTGTGCAAATTTGGTATGACCAATTTACCTATGAAGTTAATTCTTACCAAATTGATTAAAATAAGTCAGCGATCTGGCTAGGTCACATCATAAAAAATTGGCGTTATTTCAATGTCTTTAAAGATTAAAGCAGCAAAATTATCCGACGTAATA
Coding sequences within it:
- a CDS encoding substrate-binding periplasmic protein translates to MKVVWPLILLCCVSGSASALDTQVNITTGQWPPYLDQAKQDQGCVAAVIRDVFALSDIKVRFLFMPWERAYQEGMKAAYIGSAYWYYSEQRSKDYIYTQYPLTEETARFYHHRDLAFTYTSYADLKPFRLLLNQGLTYPPSLLEAVETLEIKTSYATYTSKNVALILRNRADIMIMDEKSAKSYQQELPAEEAELLVAQAIPAFIQKGYLLINKHHSEYVELYNEGLKKLWADEDYVAQYRARCSRVFSD